The DNA segment AGGTCGAATAAATGGACACTGTGCACAGGCTCTCCGAGAGGCGATTGACGGTCTAAGTCACGCAAAGTTGATCGCCGCTATGAAGCGAGCCTTGGGCTACCTAGCAGTGATGCGCGCAGTTGAATATAGACCATTAGCTTACAGCTGAATCCAAGGAGCGGGTAACGCTGGCGAGCAAGCATTGGTAAAATTGGGCTTTTAATCGCAGTCAATGGAGTAACTTGGGATTCTTTAGTTTTTGTAGAATTCTATTATTCTTCAGAGCAGTAGGAAGATTATGAGCTTTTTCTGGCGGCAATTCCCTTCTGTCCTTTTTGGCAGCACTAGTGCGCCAGCTTTAACGTGATCACCCCAAGTATAATCAGCAACACACCGAGGTAGCGGCTCAAACTGGCGGGGTCCCCAAAAAAGAGAATACCTACCAGGAATGCCCCGGCGGCGCCGATACCGGTCCAGACCGCGTAGGAGGTGCCGATGGGTATCTCCCGTTGCGCCAGCCACAGCAGCAATCCGCTGGCCCCAATAAAGACCGCGGCCATCAGGATGCCCAAAAGGCGCGTGGTGTGGTCCTGGGAAATCTTTAGTCCGAGGACCCAGCCGATTTCACACAGGCCCGCCAGTATCA comes from the Microbulbifer sp. MI-G genome and includes:
- a CDS encoding DMT family transporter → MAWFYLILAGLCEIGWVLGLKISQDHTTRLLGILMAAVFIGASGLLLWLAQREIPIGTSYAVWTGIGAAGAFLVGILFFGDPASLSRYLGVLLIILGVITLKLAH